TTCGTGCCCTGCACGGGCCGGGCGCCCGAGCCGTCGGCTTCCGTGGCGCTGGAGCTCATGGTCCCGGGCGATCCGGCACCGGTACGCGCCCTCGGGACCGTGCTCCGCCGTCGGGACGGCGGCTTCGAGGCGCGGGTGGCGCTGGCCGACGCGGCTCGCTCCCGGCTGGAGTCCTCGGTGAAGCGGCTTTGCGCTGGGGAATCCAAGGAGCTGCGGCACGAAGGCCGCCTGCCCATCCGCCTCCCGGCTCGGCTCTCGCTCGCCGGCGGCAACGTCGTCGCGGCCTGGACCCGAGACCTCTCCCGCGGCGGCGCCTTCGTACAGATCGAAGCGCCTCCGGCGCTGGGCACCGCCGTCGAAGTCTCGATCGAGCTGCCGGGTGGCGAGTTGCTCCGCGCGCCGTCCCAGGTCGTGCGGGTGGTGGGACCGGCAGAGGCGAGCGCTCGCGGGAGGCCTGCGGGATGCGGCCTCTCCTTCGGCGAGCTCTCGCCCGGCGACCGGGAGAAACTCGAGGCCTTCGTGGACGCGACCGAGCTCCGCCCCAACGCCCGCGTGCTCCTCGTGGACGACGTCGCGCTCTTCCGCAGGATCCTGGGAGACGAGCTCGCCTCTCGCGGCTGCGAGGTGCTCGAGGCCGAAAACGGCGCGGACGCCTTCGACCGGCTGGTAGACGAGCTCTTCACGCTGGACCTGCTGATCCTCGACCTCGTGCTCCCCAACACCTCGGGTGTCGAGCTCCTTCACCGGATTCGCCAGCTGGGCGGCGAATCCGACCTGAAGATCGCGGTGGTCGCCGGCAGCGTCGACAACCCTGGAGTGCGGAGCCGAATCCTCGCCGCGGGCGCGAACGAGGTCCTCCCGAAGTCGCTCCCCGCACCCGAGATCGCGGATCGCCTGTTGGGGCTGCTCCGGTCCTAACGCGAGGGGAGCTTGGACCGGACCGCTTCCCACGAGCGCTGCGGCGGCTGGCCCACCTCGCAAGGGAGGCCGGAGTCCTGCCAGCCCTTCTCGATCACCTGCCCCGCCGCGTCGCGGGCGCCGCCGAAGCCGGTGCGGCACTCCACGAGGTCCTCGCGGCCCGTGGCCTCGAGGAGCTGCGCCGCCTTCAGGGAGCGGTTCCCCCCGGCGCAGCCCAGGACGATCTTCGACTCCGGCGGAAACGCGGTTTCGAACGCCTCGATGAAGAGGGGGTTCGGCGTCATCCCCGCGGCGGAGCGGTGCATGAACGGGATGTTCACCGCCCCCGCCGGATGACAGGCCTCGAACTCCGCCTCGCTGCGTACGTCGACGTAGGTGTAGCCCTGCTGCAAGAGGTCGTTCGCTTCTTCAGGCGAGATCCGCTTCGGCATCCGTGTCTCCTCCGAGGAGCTGTCCGTAGCGCTCCTCCATGGTCGTGCGGACATATCGTTCGATGTCGTCCGCGGTGTCGAGGGCCATCGCCGCCTGGAGCAGCTCCCGACCATCACTAATCGTGCTCGCTCGTATCACACGTCTGACGAGGGGGATCGCCGACGCCGCCATCGAGAGCTCGTCGACCCCGAGGCCGAGCAGCATCAGCGTGTACTGCGCCTCGCCCGCCATCTCGCCGCAGACCGACACCGGGATCCCGCGGGCGTGGCCGGCGTCGACGACGAGCTGCATCATCCGCAGGATCGAGAGGTGGAGCGGCTGGTAGAGGTAGGCCACCTCGCGGTTCTGGCGATCGATCGCCAGCGAATACTGGATCAGGTCGTTTGTCCCGATGCTGAGGAAATCCACCTCCGCGGCGATCCGATCCGCGAGGAGCGCGGCGGACGGGACCTCGATCATCGCCCCCACCTCCGGCTGCGCCGTGGGGATCCCCTCCGCGCGAAGCTCCTCCCGCGCCGCCTCGAGCGCGGCCCTGGCGGCGCGGAGCTCGATCATGCCGGAGACCAGCGGAAAGAGGACGCGGACGGGGCCGTGGACCGAGGCCCTGAGGATCGCGCGAAGCTGCGTGCGGAAGACCTCCGGATTCCGCCTGCACAAGCGCAGGGCCCGAAGGCCCAGGGCGGGGTTCGGCTCGCTCCGCCGCAGCCGGTCCATCGGCATCTTGTCGGCGCCGAGGTCCACGGTGCGGATCGTGACGGGCCGCCCCTCCATCTGGATCACGAGGTTCCGGTAGACCTCGTAATGCTCGTCCTCGCTCGGCAGGTCGGTGCGGCCGAGGTAGAGGAACTCGGTGCGGAAGAGGCCGATGCCACTCGCGCCCGCCCGCGCCACGCCGGGGATCTCGATCTCGAACTCGAGGTTCGCGTTGAGCCTCACGACGCTGCCGTCGAGGGTGCGCGAGGGCAGCGTCCGCTCCCGCTCGAAGGCCTGCTCGGTGCGGGCGAAGCGCGCCTTCGCCTCGGCGAAGCGGACGAGCTGGTGGGGCTCCGGCCGGAGCGCGACCGTGCCCCGCTCGCCGTCGAGGGCGATCTCGTCGCCAGCCGCGGCGAGCTCGCTGGCCCGCACCGCGCCCATGACCGCGGGGATCCCCCGCGCGTGGGCGACGATCGCCGTATGGGAGGTCTTGGCGCCGCGGTCCGTGACGAGGCCGAGGATCCGCCCGGGCTGCAGGAGCACTGCAGCGTCCGCGGGCGAAAGATCTCGGGCCACGAGCACGACGCCGGTCGGGATCTCCTCGGCGGCGTCGGGGATTCGGCCCATCAGGTTCCGCACCACCCGGTCGGCGACGAAGGTCACGTCGTGGCGCCGCTCCCGGAAGTACTCGTCCCCCAGCCGTCCGAAGGCGCTCCGCAGCTTCCGCGCACAGCGGCGGATCGCCCACTCGGCGTTCATCTGCTCGTCGCGGACGAGCTTCTTCGCCGCCCCCCCGAACTCGGGGTCCTGGAGCATGAGCCGGTGGGCCTCGAGGATCAGCGCGTGCTCGGGGCCCTCGCCTGCCTCCACGCGGCGCTTCATCTCGAGGAGCTGCCGGTCCGCCAGCGCCAGCGCAGCCTCGAGGCGCTCGAGCTCGGACTCCGCCTCACCGGGCGCGAGGGGCCTTCGCGGCGTGCGGACGCGCCCGCGGTCGAGCAGGTAGGCGGGCCCGACCGCGATGCCGGCGGAGGCACCGATTCCGGTCAGGACGATTGGGGCACGGTTGCTCAAGGCTCGGGTCCCATCCTACCTCACCCCGTATCCTCGCCGAAGCCGCTCTCGATCAACGCGCCGATCGCCTCCATGGCCTCGGCGCCGTCGGCTCCGTCGGTCCGGACCGCCACCGTCGACCCTTGCGCGGCGGCGAGCATCAGCACGCCCATGATGCTCTTCGCGTTCGCGTTCTGGCCGTTCCGAGACACGGAGATCTCCGACTGGAACCGATTCGCCGTCTGCACCAGACGAGCGGCGGCGCGGGCGTGGAGCCCCAGGCGATTGACGATGGTGAACGTGCGCTCCAAAGCTTCCATCGTTCCTCTCTAAGCCCAGACGAGGGCCAGCACGATCCCGACCGCGACCGCGATCCATCCTGCCGCGACGGAACCGCGCCTCGCGAGCAACCACCAGGCGGCGGCCCACGCGACGATCGACGCGCCCAGGAGCAGCGCGAAGCTCGCGTTTCCCGCGCCATGATGCCCGGTCGCGAAGGCGATGGGCACGAAGGCGGCTGCGACACCGCCCAACACCGCCACGGCCACGCGAAGCCTCGCGCCCCAGCGGAGGAGACCGATTCGCCGCAGCACCTCCACCACCTCCCCCTCGCGCCGGTAGCCCTCGACGAAGAGGCGTACACGAAGAGCGAAGTGGGGCAGGTCGTAGAGGCCCAGGAAGATCGCGACGGCCCACAGGCCCGTCCAGGGGCTCGAGAGCGCCGCCACGAGTCCCGCGAGCGGCCGCAGCGAGAGCCAGAAGAAGGAGTCTCCCACGGCGGCGAGGGGAAACATCAGCGCCTGCCTGAAGCGCTCCAGCTCCTCCACCGGCTCCTCGCCCCTCGCGATCCGCTCCTCGTGGCGGAGCACGCCGCCCAGGATCGCGGCGGAGAGGTAGGGGTGGGTGTTGAAGAACGCGACGTGGCGCTTCACCGCCTCGGTGCGGGCCTCGCCCTCGGGATGGAGCCACGCGAGGGCCGGCCAGAGGGCGTGGGCCATCCCCAGGCTCTGCATCCCCCTTGGATTCCACGACGCCTGGAGGAGGAGGCTGCGCAGGAAGACGCGCAACCGGATCCGCCCGGGGAGCGCGCTCCTCGCCGCCAGGCCCGCGTGGGATCGGTGGGCGATGAGGCTCATGGGTGCCTCCCGCTCATCGCCAACGCGACGACGACCGCGCACGTTGCGCCGAGGCCCGCCATCCAGAGGCCCCCGGGAATCCTGGCCACCCGGACGGAGGCCGCGCCTCCGACCGCCCAGAGGAGGAGCCATCCGTAGCCCAGGCCCTCGTCGAGCCATAGGGGGAGCGAGCGGTGGATCAGGGCCACCAGCGGGCCCCCCGCCGCCGCGGCGACGGCCGCCAGGACCGCCGCGCCGACGAAGGGGCGCCACAAGCCCTTCAGGTGTTCCTCGACCGCGCGGTCGGGACGGCCTTCTTCGAGCCAGCGCTCCGCCCTCGCCTGCGCCTTCTCGTTCGATCGCTCATCGAGGCGCTCCAGCCGCCGCGCCACGATCGCCACCGGCGCGAAGAGCGCGAAGGCGAGGCAGGCGATGCTCGCGTCGAAGCCGGCGGATCCCGCGCTGACCCCCGCCGCCACGATCGCCAACGAGGCGGCGGTCTCGTGCTGCGGCAACGAGGCGCCGAGGTTCGCGGCGCCGATCCAGAGCAGCTCGAGCGGCGCTCCGATCATCAGCCCAGCCTGCGCATCGCCGAGGATCCAGCCGAGCAGCGGCCCGACCACGATCGGCCGGCTCGCCTGCGCCTGCAGGAAGGCCTTTCGATCGAGGCTCACGAGACCGCCGACCACCGCAGCGGCGATGATCGGCAGCGGGCCGCTCACCGGTGCGCCGCCTCGAGCCGCGCCTCGAGCTCCCGGAGGGAGGCCCGGTGATCCGTCGGGACCGCACGAGCTTCGACCTCGATCCCCTTGCCGGCCATCTCCTCCAGGAGGGCGAGCTCGGCCTCCGAGAGGAAGACCGAGGGGGAGACCGGCTTCCGACCTGCAGCGAAGTGGACGTTGCCGAGGTTCACGTGGGCCACCTCCGCGCCCCTCGCGAGCGCCTCCACCGCTCCCTCCACGTCTCGGACGAGCACGAGCACCCGCTTCGGCCCTCGCGAGAGCGCCTTCCAATCGACCTCGTCGAAGCGGAGGATCTCCGAGGTGACGAGGGGCGGAAGCGCCAGCGACATCGCCGCCTGCATGAGCGGCGACGCCGCCGCGGCGTCGTCCACGACCACCACCTGCTCGGCACGAAGGTGGGGGATCCAGGTGGAGACCACCTGGCCGTGGATCATCCGGTTGTCGACGCGGAGCAGGGAGATCATGGCTTTCCGACCTGGCCGATCCCTCGCAGGCGATCGCTGGCGAAGACCACATTCGCGCGGCCGAACTCGACGAGCTCCGCCGCGACGTCCCTGGCAGACTTTCCCGCCGAGCGGCTGGTCGCGACCTTGAGCAGCATCGGCAGGTTGACGCCGGCCACGACCTCGAGCCTCCCGGCCTCCATGAGGGAGAGGCCGCAGGTGGAGGGCGTGCCGCCGAAGACGTCCACGAGGACCACGACGCCCTCGCCCTGGTCCACGCGCTCCACCGCGTCCAGGATCTTCCGCCTGCCGGTATCGAGGCCCTCGTGCGGGAGCAGGTTCACGATCGCGAGATCCGCGAGCGTGCCCACGATTCCTTCCGCTGCGGTGACCAGCGCCTCGGCCATGCGCCCGTGCCCCGCGACCACGATCCCGACCATGGTGGCTTTTGCCTCCGGCTTCGCGCGACTTATATATGCCTTCCGACCGACGTGGAAGGAACCCGGTCAGTCCTTCTCCACGTCCCGATCCCAGACGCGCACCAGGGTCTCGGTGCCGGAGAGGCCCTCGGCGAGGGCCCGGGCGAAGGCGACGGAGCGGTGCTTCCCGCCGGTGCACCCGATCGCGACGGTGAGGTAGCTCTTTCCCTCCCGCCTGTAGTGCGGGAGGAGGAACTGCACCATCCCGCGGACATGGGTCAGGAAGGCCTGCGCCTCTTCCCTCTCCATCACGTAGGCGGCGACGTCGGGCTCGCGCCCGGTGCGCTCGCGCATGCCGGCCACGAAATAGGGGTTCGGCAGGAAGCGAACGTCGACCACCAGATCGGCCTGCGGCGGCAGCCCGTACCGGTAGCCGAAGGAGGTCACGGTGACGTTGAGGAGGCCGTCCACGTGCTCGCCGAAGCGGCTCTGGATCATCCGCTTCAGCTCGTGGACCGTCACGCTGGTGGTGTCGATCACCTCGTCCGCCATCGCGCGCAGGTGGCGGATCAGCTTTCGCTCCTCCGCGATCCCGTCGGGGACGGTGCCCTCCGGGGAGATCGGGTGGCGCCGGCGCGTCTCGGAGAAGCGGCGGATCAGCGCGTCGTCCGCGGCGTCCAGGAAGAGGACCTCGACCTGGAGGCCGTCGCGGCGAAGTCCCTCGATCGCCTGGGGCGTGTCCGCGAGGAAGCGGCCTTCGCGGGCGTCGACCACGACCGCGACCTGCGGCATGTTCCCCGCGTAGCGGGCGAGCTCCATCAGCTTCCCGAGGAGGGGCACCGGGAGGTTGTCGATGCAGAAGAAGCCCACGTCCTCCAGCGCGCGAATCGCCGTGGACTTTCCGCTCCCGCTCATCCCCGTGATCAACACGATGCGCGGCGAGCTGCTCGAAACGTCCGGAGTCATTCGACCTCGTCTCCCAAACCGCGGCTCGGGCGCACCTGCGCGATCTCGCGGTTGAGCTGTGCCTGGAACTCGCGCGCGGAGTGATAGCCCTGGAACTTCAGGAGCTGGTTCCGGGCCGCGACCTCGATGATCGTCGCCATGTTCCGCCCCGGCCTCACCGGGACCGTGAGCTTCGGGATCTCGACGTCGAGGATGGTGTGGTGACGATCCTCGATCCCGAGCCGGTCGTACTCCATCCCGGGATCCCACTCCACCAGCTCGACCACCATCTCGATCTTCTTCCGCTCGCGGATTGACGCGATGCCGAAGAGATCCTTGATGTTGATGATGCCGAGGCCGCGGATCTCCATGTGGTGCTTGATGATCGCCGAGCCGGATCCGTAGACCGAGTCGAGCTTCTTGCGCTTGATCTCGACGATGTCGTCGGCGACGAGCCGGTGGCCGCGCATCACGAGATCGAGGGCCGCCTCGCTCTTGCCGATCCCGCTCTTCCCGAGGAGGAGGATCCCCACCCCGAAGACGTCGAGGAGCGCGCCGTGCACCGAGGTCTGCGCGGTGAGCGCCTCGGCGAGCACGTCCTGCACCTTCACGATGAAGGTCGAGGAGAGGAGCGTGGTCACCATCAGCGGGCAGCCGTGCCGCTCCGCCGCCTCCACCATGCAGGCGGGCACCGGCAGGCCCTTGGTCACCACCAGGCAGGCGAGGGTCTGCGAGAAGAAGCCCTCGGCGATCTCGTCCTGCCGGGCGGGCGGGAGGGTGCCGAAGTACTCCAGCTCGGTGTTGCCGAAGACCTCGATCCGCTCCGGGTGGATGTGCTTGAAGAAGCCGGCGAGGACCAGGCCGTGCTTCTGCACCCGATCGTGCGTGATCCTCCGCTCCAGGCCCGCGCGGCCGGCGACCAACGAAAGCTTCAGCTCCTCGCCGCTCTCCTCGAGCAGGCGCGCGACCTTGATCGAGCTCACGCCGCCTCGTGGCACGATTCGGGAGGCAGCGTCAAGCGCATCGCCGGCTCGCGCAGCGCCCCGATCGTTCGCCGATGTAGGCGCTGGTACTCAGCGGGAACCGGCGGCCTTCGCCGGCGCGTCGCCAGCGAGGGCCGTCGCGAGCCTCGCGTCCACGGTCTCGAGCAGCGACTCGGCGCCGGAGGCGGTCTCCGGGAAGGAGACCAGGCTCGCGACCGGCGTGGCCTGGTAGCCCGGCAGGCGCGGCTCGGCGGAGCGGAGCTCGGCGAGCTGGCGATCGACCAGGCGCTCGGCATCCGCGCGGGTGACGGAGTGGAGGAGGACCGCGATCCGATCCGGGCCGACGCGAGCGACCACGTCGCTGTCCCGGAACGCCGCGCGGATCCGGGCGGCGAAGGCCGCGAGGACCTCGTCTGCCGCGAGCGAGCCCTGGGACTCCCGGAGCGCGCCGAGGTCTGCGTCGAAGCCGGCTATGGCCAGGGTCCGCCCTTCGCGCCGCGCGAGGGAGACGGCGTTCTCGCAGGCGCGGAGCAAGGTGGGGAGGTCGACCAGGCCCGTGAGCGGATCGCGCCCGCGAGAGGCCTCGTCGCCCTGGCGCAGGGAGAGCTGCCCCATCACCGCGGCGGCGAGCTCGTCCGGGAGGAAGGGGTTGGCGAGGACCACCGCTGCTCCCGCCTCGACGAGGGCCGCGCGGCCCTCGCCTGCCCCCGCGATCGCGAGGACGGGCGTCCATCGGGTGTGCAGGTCGGCTCGGATCACGCGCAGGAGGTCGGCGCCCTCGGCGAAGGAGCCGACGTCGAGGATGAACAGCTCCGGAGGCCGGCGCTCCACGGCCGCGAAGAGCTCGGCGGCGGTGGCGGCGGGCTCTGCGGCGACCCCGTGGGGCGCGAGGCTCTCGGCCACGAGGGAGAGGGTGGCGCGGTTGGAGCCCGCGACGACGATCCGGGTCCCCAGCCGAGGCCTGGCGTACTCGGTGGCGACACGGAAGAGCCCCTGGAGGTCGGGAGGCCTGGCGACGATGCCCACCGCGCCGGCGCGGATCGCCTCGAGCCGCGCGTCGAGGGAGGAATCGCGGGAGACGACCACCACGGGGCCGATCCCGGCGCCGCGGAGCCGCGAGCAGATCTCGATCCGCCCCTCGTCGAGGCCCACGATCACCACGTCGGGCCGCTCGTCGATCGCGGTGCGCAGCGCCTCGTCGGGAGCGCTGCAGATCCGCAGCGACTCGTCGGCGCCGAAGGCCGCAGCGGCCTCCTCGCTCTCGATCAGCAGGACCTTCGGGCGCCAGCCCCTGCCCCGCCGGCCCATGACCGGCGTGGCGCCGGCGGCGGCGCGGACCTTCGCCCCGAGGGCCGAGACCAGGCCATCGAGCTTGGCCCTGCCCGCGCCCGGCGCAAGCAGGCCCGGGCCCGCGGCGACGATCAGATCCTCGATCGCGCCCCCGAGCCGGGAGATCTCCGGAAAGCCGTACGAGGCCCCGGAGCCGCGAAACCGATGGGCCGAGAGCCTCAGCGAGCGGAGGGCCTCCTCGTCGCCGCTCCCGCCCAGGGAGTGGAAGGCAGCGTGCATCGACGCCGCCTGCTCGCGAGAAGCGGAGAGATAATCGGCCAGGAGCGCGGCCCGCTGCTCCTCGGAGGGAAAGAGGTCCTCGTCATCCTCTCCGTCCACGTCGACGAGGGTCTCGTCGTCCTGGGCCGCGGCAGCCGGGCCGAGGAGCTGCCGGAGCGTGTTCAGGAGCTGGTCGGCCACCAGGGGCTTGTGGAGCACCGCGTCGACGCCGCACTCGTTGATCAGGAGCCGATAGCTCTTCAGGTCCCGGTAGAACGCCGTGACGAAGACGATCGGGAGCTCCGCGGCGGCGTGCGTGGACCGGAGCCGGCGCGCCACGTCCTCCCCCCGCATCCCGGGGAGGAGGCCGTCGAGGATCACCAGGGCAGGCTTCTCGGCGGCGATCCGCCGGAGGCCCTCCTCGCCGGAGCGGACGGCGACGAGCGTGCGACCGACCGACGTGACGGCCCCCGCTACGAGTGGGTGGAAGTTGACGTCGTCATCGATCAGCAGGACCACACCGGACTCGTGCCGCACGTCGGACCCCCCAGTCAGTACTTCTCGTCTTCCTCGACGATGAGACTGTAGATGGAAGCCGCGTCCTCCGCGTCCAGGATCGCGCGCCGGAGGGCAGGGCTCTTGAAGAGCCGGCTGATCCGCGCGAGGGCCTTCAGGTGGATGCCCGCGGAGTTCTCCGGCGCGAAGAGGGCGAAGAAGAGGAAGCTCGGCTTCCCGTCGATGGCGCCGAAGTCGACGCCCTTCGCCGAGCGACCGAAGACCCCGGTGAGCTGCTGCACGCCCCGGAGCTTGCCGTGGGGGATCGCCACGCCGTCGCCGATCCCGGTGGAGCCCAGCTTCTCGCGCTCGAGGAGGATCTCCGGGAGATGGCCGGCGAGCGGTCCCGCCAGGCGCGCCGACATGGGCGCGCTGAGCTCCTCCAGGATCGTTCGCTTGTCCGTGCCCGCGAGGGACGAAAAGACGAAGTCGGGGCTGAGGAACTCGGAGATCTTCATGGTGCTTCCCCGTTGGATCGCGGCCCCGGTTGGTACACCCCCGGCCTGCCGCCGATCAAGCCCCGAGGTTAATAGATCTTCCGTCGCTTGCTGGACGGGAGGATCCCGATCTCCTCCCGGTACTTGGCCACGGTCCGCCGGGCGATCACGATCTTCTCGAGCCTGAGCAGCTCGACCAGCTTCTGATCGGAGTGGGGCGTCGTCTCCGACGCGACGATCCGCTTGATCGCGGCCTTGACCGCCTCGCTCGCCACCTCGTCGCCGCCGGACTTGGCGATGGCGGAGTTGAAGAACCACTTGAGCTCGAAGATCCCCTGGGGCGTGTGCACGTATTTGTTCGTGGTCACGCGCGACACCGTGGACTCGTGCATCTGGATGTCTTCGGCGACGTCCTTGAGGATCAGCGGCTTCAGCTGCGAGACCCCGTGGTCCAGGAAGTCCCGCTGGAACTTCACGATCGACTCGGTGACCTTGTGGATCGTGCGCTGCCGCTGGTGGATGGAGCGGATCAGCCACAGCGCCGATCGCAGCTTCTCCTGGATGAACTCCTTGGAGCCGTTCGCCTTCGCGTCGCCGTTGCGGAGCGCGTCGCGGTAGTGGTGGCTGATCCGGAGCTTCGAGAGCCCGTCGTCGTTCACCACCACCATGTATTCGTCGCCCACCTTGTGCACGTAGACATCGGGCGTGATGTACTGCGCTTCCTCGGAGACGAAGTGGCGGGCGGGCCGGGGGTCCATCTCGGCGATGGTCTTCACCGCCTCGATCACGTCCTCCCGGACGTCGTCCTTCTCCGCCTTGGTCTCCTTGGCCCATTCCTTGACGATGGCCTCGAGGTTCTTGGACTCGAGGGCCTTCAGGAAGCGGCGGATGATCACGCCGACGAGGGTGCCCTCTTCTCCCCAGGCGCGGGCCTGGATCAGCAGGCACTCCTGCAGGTCGCGGGCGCAGACGCCGAGCGGCTCGAGCTTCTGGAGCTTCCCGAGGGCGCTCGCCGCCACCGCCAGGCTGGCCCCCGCCTCGGCGGCCACGGCGATCAGCGGGTCTCCCTCGAAGTCCTCGATCCGGAAGTAGCCGAAGTCGTCGAGGTTGCCGAGGATCAGGAGCGCCACCGTCTCCTCCTCCTCGGCGAAGTCGGCGAGGCGCATCTGGGCGACGAGGTGCTCGAAGAGGGTCTCTTCCCGGGTGAGGTTCGCCTCGAAGGGAGGCAGGTCCTCGGACATCCCCTTGTTCGAGGCCGTGGTCGGCGTGAGCTGGTAGCTGTTGAGGTAGTTCTCCCAGTCGATCTCGTTCTGCCCGTCGGCGCCCTTCACCTCCTCGGAACGGTTCTCGGGAGGCTCGGGCGCCGCCCTCTCCTGCTCCACGAAGCGCTCGATCGAGGTCAGCTCCTCCGCCGACTCGGCGCGATCCTGGTCGATGGTGCTGGTCGGCTCCTCCAGGAGCGGGTTCTGCTCGATCTCCTCGCGGATCAGGGACTCGAGCTCGAGCCGGGAGAGCTGCAGGAGCTTGATCGCCTGCTGCAGCTGGGGCGTCATCACCAGCTGCTGCGACATTCTCAGGTGCTGCTTGAGCTCCAGCGACATCTCCCACCCTTGGCTGCTTCGAATCGAACGTGAGTGTACCGGCCTCTTCAGTCGAGGCGGAACTTGTCCCCTAGATAGAGCGAACGCGCCCGCTCGCTCGACGCCACCTGCGCCGGCGTCCCCTCCTCCAGAATCCTCCCCGACGCGATGATGTAGGCGCGATCGCAGATCCCCAGCGTCTCGCGCACGTTGTGATCGGTGATCAGCACGCCCAGCCCTCGGCCCTTCAGGTCCGCGACCTGGCGCTGGATCTCGCCCACGTTGATGGGATCCACGCCGGCGAAGGGCTCGTCGAAGAGAATGTAGGTCGGCCGCGGGATGAGCGACCGAGCGATCTCGCAACGCCGCCGCTCGCCCCCGGAGAGAGACTCCCCGCGGGTGTCGGCGACCTTCTCGAGCCCGAACTCCCGCAGGAGCTCCTCGCAGCGCTCCTGCCTCTCGGCGCGGGAGAGCGATTGCCCCTCCAGGACCGCGAGGAAGTTCTCGCGCACCGTGAGCTTGCGGAAGATCGAGGCCTCCTGCGGCAGGTAGCCGATCCCCGCCCGGGCGCGCCGGAACATCGGAAGGTGGGTGACGTCGTGGTCGCCCAGGTTCACCTGGCCCGCGTCGGGCCGCACCATGCCGACCACCATGTTGAACGACGTGGACTTGCCGGCCCCGTTCGGACCGAGCAGGCCCACCACCTCACCGGGGCGGACCTCCAGGTTCACGCCGTCCACCACCCGCCTGCCGCGGTAGATCTTGACCAGGCCCTCCGCCCTCAGGGCGGGAACGTCCGGCCTCGCACCGCTCGCGATCATTTCGTCCCCTTCTGCAGCTCTTCCACGGGGAAGACCGCTCGGGGCTTCTCGATCTCCACCCTGCCCTGGCCCACCTGGAAGACCGCGCGATCGCCGCGGAGGGACGAGGA
The Vulgatibacter incomptus DNA segment above includes these coding regions:
- a CDS encoding PilZ domain-containing protein; protein product: MEPSPSLSPAVLVCGAVAWRIDQLESALERIRASLPADALYRITLGHRPREDLLVLVLEPGSSTNPRFAAIALEAAGLGGLRALDIAASVKPDAIRERALKGCDPVLEVDDPKQTVAKLRAALGRGPSASTGRTEKATVRFDSAESFLEAWTRELSNGTIFVPCTGRAPEPSASVALELMVPGDPAPVRALGTVLRRRDGGFEARVALADAARSRLESSVKRLCAGESKELRHEGRLPIRLPARLSLAGGNVVAAWTRDLSRGGAFVQIEAPPALGTAVEVSIELPGGELLRAPSQVVRVVGPAEASARGRPAGCGLSFGELSPGDREKLEAFVDATELRPNARVLLVDDVALFRRILGDELASRGCEVLEAENGADAFDRLVDELFTLDLLILDLVLPNTSGVELLHRIRQLGGESDLKIAVVAGSVDNPGVRSRILAAGANEVLPKSLPAPEIADRLLGLLRS
- a CDS encoding rhodanese-like domain-containing protein; translation: MPKRISPEEANDLLQQGYTYVDVRSEAEFEACHPAGAVNIPFMHRSAAGMTPNPLFIEAFETAFPPESKIVLGCAGGNRSLKAAQLLEATGREDLVECRTGFGGARDAAGQVIEKGWQDSGLPCEVGQPPQRSWEAVRSKLPSR
- the ptsP gene encoding phosphoenolpyruvate--protein phosphotransferase, which encodes MSNRAPIVLTGIGASAGIAVGPAYLLDRGRVRTPRRPLAPGEAESELERLEAALALADRQLLEMKRRVEAGEGPEHALILEAHRLMLQDPEFGGAAKKLVRDEQMNAEWAIRRCARKLRSAFGRLGDEYFRERRHDVTFVADRVVRNLMGRIPDAAEEIPTGVVLVARDLSPADAAVLLQPGRILGLVTDRGAKTSHTAIVAHARGIPAVMGAVRASELAAAGDEIALDGERGTVALRPEPHQLVRFAEAKARFARTEQAFERERTLPSRTLDGSVVRLNANLEFEIEIPGVARAGASGIGLFRTEFLYLGRTDLPSEDEHYEVYRNLVIQMEGRPVTIRTVDLGADKMPMDRLRRSEPNPALGLRALRLCRRNPEVFRTQLRAILRASVHGPVRVLFPLVSGMIELRAARAALEAAREELRAEGIPTAQPEVGAMIEVPSAALLADRIAAEVDFLSIGTNDLIQYSLAIDRQNREVAYLYQPLHLSILRMMQLVVDAGHARGIPVSVCGEMAGEAQYTLMLLGLGVDELSMAASAIPLVRRVIRASTISDGRELLQAAMALDTADDIERYVRTTMEERYGQLLGGDTDAEADLA
- a CDS encoding HPr family phosphocarrier protein; translated protein: MEALERTFTIVNRLGLHARAAARLVQTANRFQSEISVSRNGQNANAKSIMGVLMLAAAQGSTVAVRTDGADGAEAMEAIGALIESGFGEDTG
- a CDS encoding PTS system mannose/fructose/sorbose family transporter subunit IID, whose amino-acid sequence is MSLIAHRSHAGLAARSALPGRIRLRVFLRSLLLQASWNPRGMQSLGMAHALWPALAWLHPEGEARTEAVKRHVAFFNTHPYLSAAILGGVLRHEERIARGEEPVEELERFRQALMFPLAAVGDSFFWLSLRPLAGLVAALSSPWTGLWAVAIFLGLYDLPHFALRVRLFVEGYRREGEVVEVLRRIGLLRWGARLRVAVAVLGGVAAAFVPIAFATGHHGAGNASFALLLGASIVAWAAAWWLLARRGSVAAGWIAVAVGIVLALVWA
- a CDS encoding PTS sugar transporter subunit IIC, translated to MSGPLPIIAAAVVGGLVSLDRKAFLQAQASRPIVVGPLLGWILGDAQAGLMIGAPLELLWIGAANLGASLPQHETAASLAIVAAGVSAGSAGFDASIACLAFALFAPVAIVARRLERLDERSNEKAQARAERWLEEGRPDRAVEEHLKGLWRPFVGAAVLAAVAAAAGGPLVALIHRSLPLWLDEGLGYGWLLLWAVGGAASVRVARIPGGLWMAGLGATCAVVVALAMSGRHP
- a CDS encoding PTS system mannose/fructose/N-acetylgalactosamine-transporter subunit IIB, whose product is MISLLRVDNRMIHGQVVSTWIPHLRAEQVVVVDDAAAASPLMQAAMSLALPPLVTSEILRFDEVDWKALSRGPKRVLVLVRDVEGAVEALARGAEVAHVNLGNVHFAAGRKPVSPSVFLSEAELALLEEMAGKGIEVEARAVPTDHRASLRELEARLEAAHR
- a CDS encoding PTS sugar transporter subunit IIA, which produces MVGIVVAGHGRMAEALVTAAEGIVGTLADLAIVNLLPHEGLDTGRRKILDAVERVDQGEGVVVLVDVFGGTPSTCGLSLMEAGRLEVVAGVNLPMLLKVATSRSAGKSARDVAAELVEFGRANVVFASDRLRGIGQVGKP
- the rapZ gene encoding RNase adapter RapZ: MTPDVSSSSPRIVLITGMSGSGKSTAIRALEDVGFFCIDNLPVPLLGKLMELARYAGNMPQVAVVVDAREGRFLADTPQAIEGLRRDGLQVEVLFLDAADDALIRRFSETRRRHPISPEGTVPDGIAEERKLIRHLRAMADEVIDTTSVTVHELKRMIQSRFGEHVDGLLNVTVTSFGYRYGLPPQADLVVDVRFLPNPYFVAGMRERTGREPDVAAYVMEREEAQAFLTHVRGMVQFLLPHYRREGKSYLTVAIGCTGGKHRSVAFARALAEGLSGTETLVRVWDRDVEKD